A region from the Acidobacteriota bacterium genome encodes:
- a CDS encoding TlyA family RNA methyltransferase produces MKERIDKLLLARGLAQSRHQAQALLLAGSVLADGQRIDKPGTRVDSTSRLRLKSEARIYVSRGGQKLEHALQHFSIEVGGKICLDIGASTGGFTDCLLRQGAARVHAVDVGHNQLDWKLRKDGRVRCLEGLNARYLKLEDIGETTDVITLDLSFISLCLVLPVLDVFQKSTTRTLCLVKPQFELGKGQVEKGGIVRSPQKHRLAVDKVSACARDLGYRLLGSIPSPILGAEGNREFFLALGSITPATY; encoded by the coding sequence ATGAAGGAAAGGATTGACAAGCTGCTGCTGGCCCGCGGCCTGGCCCAGAGCCGCCACCAGGCCCAGGCCCTGCTCCTGGCGGGTTCCGTATTGGCTGACGGGCAACGGATCGACAAGCCCGGGACCCGGGTGGATTCGACATCGAGGCTTCGCCTCAAATCCGAGGCCAGGATCTATGTGTCCCGCGGAGGACAGAAGCTGGAGCACGCTTTGCAGCATTTTTCAATCGAGGTCGGGGGAAAGATTTGCCTGGATATCGGGGCCTCCACCGGCGGGTTTACCGATTGCCTGCTCCGGCAGGGGGCCGCCAGGGTCCACGCGGTCGATGTCGGGCACAATCAACTGGACTGGAAGTTGCGAAAAGATGGCCGGGTCCGCTGCCTGGAGGGACTCAATGCCCGCTACCTGAAGCTTGAAGACATAGGAGAGACCACTGACGTGATCACGCTGGACCTGTCCTTCATCTCTCTCTGCCTGGTTCTGCCCGTGCTCGATGTTTTCCAAAAGTCCACAACCCGAACCCTCTGTCTGGTCAAGCCGCAGTTTGAGCTGGGCAAGGGCCAGGTCGAGAAGGGGGGGATTGTCAGAAGCCCTCAAAAGCACCGCCTGGCCGTCGACAAGGTCAGCGCTTGCGCCAGGGACCTGGGATATCGACTCCTGGGATCGATTCCCTCTCCGATCCTGGGGGCCGAAGGGAACCGGGAGTTCTTTCTGGCGTTGGGTTCAATCACACCGGCGACTTATTGA
- the guaA gene encoding glutamine-hydrolyzing GMP synthase, with the protein MPPSHDCVLILDFGSQYTQLIARRVREANVFCEIVPFDLPIEQIRQRRPQGIILSGGPDSVYGDQAPRTAAELWKLTTPVLGICYGFQLLALELGGQVEAAGRREYGLAEFNLESESPLFQGVKAQSNVWMSHGDHIVRLPPGFRPTGLSANALAAAENPDRSIFGLQFHPEVAHTEEGKRILENFLFEICGCRGDWTPSQFIQESVDRIRRQVGRGKAICGLSGGVDSTVAAVLVDRAIGENLTCIFVNNGVLRKNEYVRLLSRMQDQLKLHVRGVDAGDRFLELLSGVTDPERKRKIIGKEFIAVFEREARRLGRVDFLVQGTLYPDVIESVSVKGPSATIKSHHNVGGLPETMQLKLVEPLRDLFKDEVRNVGRQLGLAEEVVGRQPFPGPGLAVRILGEVTPARVTLLQEADEIVVSEVRRAGLYQDIWQAFAVLLPVKSVGVMGDERSYEYTCAVRAVHSRDGMTADWVKLPYSLLERISTRIVNEVQGINRVVYDISSKPPATIEWE; encoded by the coding sequence ATGCCCCCTTCCCACGATTGCGTTCTCATTCTGGATTTCGGCTCGCAATACACTCAACTCATCGCCCGACGGGTTCGGGAAGCCAACGTCTTCTGCGAAATCGTTCCCTTTGATCTGCCCATTGAGCAGATCCGGCAGCGCCGGCCCCAAGGCATTATCCTGTCCGGTGGGCCGGATTCGGTCTATGGAGACCAGGCTCCCCGTACTGCCGCTGAACTCTGGAAGCTGACCACTCCGGTGCTGGGTATTTGTTACGGATTCCAGCTTCTGGCGTTGGAGTTGGGGGGCCAGGTCGAAGCCGCAGGCAGGCGTGAATATGGCCTGGCGGAATTTAATCTCGAGTCCGAGAGCCCGTTGTTCCAGGGCGTCAAAGCCCAATCCAACGTCTGGATGAGCCACGGAGATCACATCGTCCGGCTCCCCCCGGGATTTCGGCCCACGGGCCTCTCAGCCAACGCCCTGGCCGCGGCCGAGAATCCGGACCGCTCCATCTTCGGTCTGCAGTTTCATCCCGAAGTGGCCCATACCGAAGAGGGCAAACGGATACTGGAGAACTTTCTCTTCGAGATTTGCGGATGCCGGGGGGATTGGACGCCGTCCCAATTCATCCAGGAGTCCGTCGATCGAATTCGGCGGCAAGTAGGCCGGGGAAAAGCGATTTGCGGCCTAAGCGGCGGTGTCGACTCGACGGTGGCTGCTGTTCTGGTGGATCGAGCCATCGGAGAGAATCTGACCTGCATTTTCGTCAATAACGGAGTGCTGCGAAAGAATGAATACGTTCGGTTGCTTTCCCGGATGCAAGACCAGTTGAAGCTCCACGTCCGCGGAGTCGACGCCGGCGATCGATTCCTGGAGCTGTTATCCGGAGTGACCGACCCCGAGCGCAAACGCAAGATCATCGGAAAGGAATTCATCGCCGTCTTCGAGCGCGAAGCCCGCCGACTGGGCCGGGTGGACTTCCTGGTTCAAGGGACCCTGTACCCGGACGTGATCGAATCGGTCTCGGTCAAGGGCCCCTCGGCCACCATCAAGTCCCACCACAACGTCGGCGGCCTGCCTGAGACCATGCAGTTGAAGCTGGTCGAGCCCCTGCGCGATCTGTTCAAGGACGAGGTCCGCAACGTCGGCAGGCAGTTGGGACTGGCCGAGGAAGTGGTCGGGCGGCAACCCTTCCCGGGGCCGGGACTGGCTGTCCGCATCCTGGGCGAAGTGACCCCGGCCCGGGTTACGCTCCTTCAGGAAGCCGATGAAATCGTCGTCAGCGAAGTCAGGCGGGCCGGGCTCTACCAGGACATCTGGCAGGCCTTCGCCGTGCTGTTGCCCGTAAAGAGCGTCGGTGTCATGGGGGATGAACGCTCCTACGAGTACACCTGTGCGGTGCGGGCAGTACACTCCAGGGACGGGATGACCGCCGATTGGGTCAAGCTGCCCTATTCCCTCCTGGAGAGAATCTCGACCCGAATCGTCAACGAAGTGCAAGGAATCAACCGGGTGGTTTACGACATCAGTTCCAAGCCGCCCGCCACCATAGAGTGGGAGTGA
- a CDS encoding DNA polymerase III subunit alpha — translation MNPENFVHLHLHTDYSLLDGACSAEPLMKRLSELEMPAAAITDHGNLFGAMSFHKAAHKHGIKPIIGCEVYVARGAAGERTGGDKSNHHLVLLCENSTGYRNLVKLVSHGFLQGFYYKPRIDKELLSRHQEGLICLSACLSGEVCSNLAEGHYDRARQVAGEFQDIFGRDRYFIELQDQGLEVEKRINPDLVRLARDLDSPIVATNDCHYVTQQDSRPHEVLLCIQTGKTMSDRNRMRFATDQFYVKSAREMADLFRDHPQAIRQTIAIAERCQFQFEEAGQTFPHFEVPGEKSLDEYFEQVCWEGFEARTPYWRSLQGRGDLKLPLEAYEERLKHEIGIIKEMRYPSYFLIVWDFMRYARHQRIPVGPGRGSAAGSLASYCLKITDIDPLQHGLLFERFLNPERISLPDIDIDFCTNRRQEVINYVTRKYGRDNVCQIVTFGTMAAKAAVKDVGRGLDMPYAEVDRIAKLIPAEIGMKLTKALETTPALRSMIAKDERVRELFDIALRLEGMARHASTHAAGVVISPVPLTEIVPLYKSNKDEITTQYAMDYLEEIGLLKMDFLALTTLTVLDQAVKLIQQTTEEEVELATLPVNDGKTYEMFSKGLSNGIFQFESAGMKDILRRFKPEKLEDLTALNALYRPGPLGGGMIDDFIKRKHGRKKVAYDLPELREILEETLGVILYQEQVQQIANKLAGYSLAEGDLLRRAMGKKKQAEMEAQREKFIAGAKDRGFDARKTARIFDLMVKFAGYGFNKAHSAAYAILAYQTGYLKANYPVCFMSALLTSEINNSDKIVKYINECRDLGIKILPPDVNVSDLHFTPSGPEIRFGLAAIKNVGTNAIVSILEARKRVSRFGSLFEFCEEIDLRVLNKRVIESLIKSGALDSLGGHRSQLLASLDRAIDSAQRIQRDRESGQRGLFAGFNGAPSSDDQSLQLARELPDTPEWPQARILSSEKEALGFYITGHPLEKFVDQIESVTSTKLEDINELESSQEVHVGAMISSLRLLRTRKGDRMATLSLEDLSGSVDAVVFPDLFKRCESLMESEAAVLVRGVLELEDSGNRKVIVREIQPIIGPQVASPVTIYVKLEAMAQDLPLKLRSIMEENPGDSRVTFQLEHPQSYLITLQSRHLGRVRADGRFVRQVETLCGTGSVRR, via the coding sequence ATGAACCCGGAAAACTTCGTTCACCTGCACCTCCACACCGACTACAGCCTGCTGGACGGCGCTTGCTCAGCCGAGCCGCTGATGAAGCGCCTGTCCGAACTCGAGATGCCGGCGGCGGCCATCACCGATCACGGCAACCTGTTCGGCGCCATGAGCTTTCACAAGGCTGCTCACAAGCACGGGATCAAGCCCATCATCGGCTGCGAGGTCTACGTGGCGCGAGGAGCGGCCGGCGAACGCACGGGCGGTGACAAGTCCAACCACCACCTGGTCCTGCTCTGCGAAAACTCCACCGGGTACCGCAACCTGGTCAAGCTGGTGTCACACGGCTTCTTGCAGGGTTTCTACTACAAACCGCGCATCGACAAGGAACTCTTGTCCCGGCACCAGGAGGGGCTGATCTGCCTTTCGGCCTGCCTGAGCGGAGAGGTCTGTTCCAACCTGGCCGAGGGACACTACGACCGAGCCCGTCAGGTCGCCGGTGAATTCCAGGACATTTTCGGAAGGGACCGCTATTTCATCGAGCTTCAGGATCAGGGCCTGGAAGTTGAAAAGCGCATCAACCCCGACCTGGTTCGGCTGGCCAGGGACCTGGACAGTCCCATCGTCGCCACCAACGACTGTCACTACGTCACCCAACAGGACTCCCGTCCCCACGAGGTGCTGCTCTGCATCCAGACCGGCAAGACCATGAGCGACCGCAACCGCATGCGTTTTGCCACCGACCAGTTTTACGTCAAGAGCGCCCGGGAAATGGCGGATCTCTTCCGGGACCACCCGCAAGCCATCCGGCAAACGATTGCCATTGCGGAACGGTGCCAATTTCAGTTCGAAGAAGCCGGCCAGACCTTTCCGCACTTCGAGGTGCCTGGAGAGAAAAGCCTGGACGAGTATTTCGAGCAGGTGTGCTGGGAGGGTTTCGAAGCCCGGACCCCCTATTGGAGATCTCTGCAGGGTCGCGGAGATCTGAAGCTCCCTCTGGAGGCTTACGAAGAGCGGCTCAAGCACGAAATCGGAATCATCAAGGAGATGCGCTACCCGAGCTATTTCCTGATTGTCTGGGACTTCATGCGCTACGCCAGGCACCAGCGGATTCCGGTCGGACCCGGCAGAGGTTCGGCGGCAGGGAGCCTGGCCTCCTACTGCCTGAAGATCACCGACATCGATCCCTTGCAGCACGGATTGCTGTTCGAACGATTCCTCAACCCGGAACGGATCTCCCTGCCTGACATCGACATCGATTTCTGCACCAACCGCCGCCAGGAAGTCATCAACTACGTGACCCGGAAATACGGCCGCGACAACGTTTGTCAGATCGTTACCTTCGGGACCATGGCGGCCAAAGCTGCCGTCAAGGATGTGGGGCGAGGCCTGGACATGCCTTACGCCGAGGTGGACCGCATCGCCAAACTGATTCCGGCGGAAATCGGCATGAAGCTGACCAAGGCGCTGGAGACAACACCGGCCTTGCGCTCGATGATCGCCAAGGACGAGCGGGTACGTGAGCTGTTTGACATTGCCCTGCGACTGGAGGGAATGGCGCGCCACGCTTCCACCCACGCCGCCGGCGTGGTGATCTCCCCGGTGCCCCTGACGGAGATCGTGCCCCTCTACAAGAGCAACAAGGACGAAATAACGACTCAGTACGCCATGGACTACCTGGAGGAGATCGGGTTGCTCAAGATGGACTTTCTGGCCTTGACCACCCTGACCGTCCTCGACCAGGCGGTCAAGCTCATCCAGCAGACCACCGAAGAAGAAGTCGAGTTGGCAACCTTGCCGGTAAACGACGGCAAGACCTACGAGATGTTCTCCAAGGGCTTGTCCAACGGCATTTTTCAGTTTGAAAGCGCTGGCATGAAGGACATCCTGCGGCGCTTCAAGCCGGAAAAGCTGGAAGACCTTACCGCTCTCAACGCTCTCTACCGCCCCGGACCTCTCGGAGGCGGAATGATCGACGACTTCATCAAGAGGAAGCACGGCCGGAAGAAGGTGGCCTACGACTTGCCCGAGCTGAGAGAGATTCTCGAGGAAACCCTGGGGGTCATCCTCTACCAGGAACAGGTGCAACAGATCGCCAACAAGCTGGCGGGCTATTCACTGGCGGAAGGAGATCTGTTGCGGCGTGCCATGGGAAAGAAAAAGCAGGCAGAGATGGAAGCCCAGCGTGAGAAATTCATTGCCGGCGCCAAAGACCGGGGATTCGATGCACGCAAGACGGCGCGCATATTCGACCTGATGGTGAAGTTCGCCGGCTACGGGTTCAACAAGGCCCACTCCGCCGCCTATGCGATTCTGGCCTACCAGACCGGCTACCTGAAGGCCAACTATCCCGTCTGCTTCATGTCGGCGCTGCTGACCAGCGAAATCAACAACAGCGACAAGATCGTGAAGTACATCAACGAGTGCCGGGACCTGGGCATCAAGATCCTTCCTCCCGACGTCAATGTGAGCGACCTTCACTTCACTCCATCCGGGCCGGAGATCCGGTTCGGCCTGGCGGCCATCAAGAACGTGGGGACCAATGCCATCGTCTCCATACTAGAGGCCAGAAAGCGGGTTTCCCGGTTCGGGTCCCTTTTTGAATTCTGCGAGGAGATCGACCTGAGGGTGCTGAACAAGCGGGTCATCGAGAGCTTGATCAAGTCTGGCGCCCTGGATTCCCTGGGAGGGCACCGGTCCCAGTTGCTGGCCTCGCTCGATCGCGCCATCGACTCGGCCCAGCGGATCCAGCGGGACCGGGAATCGGGCCAGCGGGGACTCTTCGCCGGCTTCAACGGCGCTCCCTCAAGCGACGACCAATCGCTCCAGCTCGCCCGGGAACTGCCCGACACCCCGGAGTGGCCGCAGGCGCGGATCCTTTCCAGCGAAAAAGAAGCCCTGGGGTTCTATATCACGGGACACCCGCTGGAAAAGTTCGTGGATCAGATCGAATCGGTTACTTCCACCAAACTCGAGGACATCAACGAACTGGAAAGCAGTCAGGAAGTTCATGTCGGGGCCATGATCAGCTCCCTGAGGCTGCTGAGGACACGGAAGGGCGATCGGATGGCTACTCTATCCCTGGAGGACCTCAGCGGCTCGGTCGACGCCGTGGTGTTTCCGGACCTCTTCAAACGCTGCGAGTCGCTGATGGAATCGGAGGCGGCCGTTCTGGTCCGGGGCGTCCTTGAGTTGGAAGACTCCGGAAATCGCAAGGTAATCGTCCGAGAGATCCAGCCGATCATTGGTCCGCAGGTGGCCTCGCCGGTAACCATTTACGTCAAGCTGGAGGCCATGGCCCAGGATCTGCCCCTGAAGTTGCGCTCAATCATGGAGGAAAACCCGGGCGACAGCCGGGTTACCTTTCAACTTGAACACCCTCAATCCTATCTGATAACCTTGCAATCAAGGCACTTAGGTCGGGTGAGGGCCGACGGGCGGTTCGTCCGGCAGGTAGAGACCCTTTGCGGGACGGGTTCGGTTCGCCGCTAA
- a CDS encoding acetyl-CoA carboxylase carboxyltransferase subunit alpha — MAKDTANQRHEVEHLQQQIQELSRQPSSDGTAKDLEALRRRLDGMRRDSSTELTSWHRVQLSRHPRRPHVQDYIELIFSDFSPLHGDRRFADDPAMIGGMARFHGEPCMILGTQKGRDTEQKLFRNFGMPKPEGYRKALRLMQLAQKFDRPIFIFIDTAGAYPGIGAEERGQAEAIAQNLREMARLTVPVLVTITGEGGSGGALGIGIGDRVYMLEHAYYSVISPEGCAAILWKDQSQVEEAANALKITSSHLQRLGIVDEVIPEPEGGAHNDPEQTAASVDRQLKEGLKALKALSAEQLVLQRSRRFRVLGDVSLASDPPTDSVDRS, encoded by the coding sequence ATGGCCAAAGACACCGCAAATCAGCGCCACGAGGTCGAGCACCTCCAGCAGCAGATCCAGGAACTCTCTCGCCAGCCTTCATCCGACGGCACCGCCAAAGACCTGGAGGCGCTTCGCCGGCGCCTTGATGGCATGCGTCGGGATTCCTCGACGGAATTGACCTCGTGGCACCGCGTCCAACTCTCCCGCCACCCCCGGCGCCCCCACGTCCAGGACTACATCGAACTTATTTTCAGCGATTTTTCACCGCTGCACGGGGATCGACGCTTTGCCGACGACCCCGCCATGATCGGCGGCATGGCCCGCTTCCATGGGGAACCCTGCATGATTCTCGGGACCCAGAAGGGGCGGGATACGGAGCAGAAGCTGTTTCGCAACTTCGGAATGCCCAAGCCGGAGGGCTACCGCAAGGCGTTGCGCCTGATGCAGCTGGCTCAAAAGTTCGACCGCCCCATTTTCATCTTCATCGACACGGCGGGAGCTTACCCCGGCATCGGAGCGGAGGAGCGGGGACAGGCCGAAGCCATCGCTCAGAATCTGCGGGAGATGGCCCGTCTGACCGTGCCGGTTCTGGTCACCATTACCGGGGAGGGCGGCAGCGGGGGAGCCCTGGGAATCGGGATCGGGGACCGCGTCTACATGCTGGAGCACGCCTACTACTCGGTGATCTCCCCGGAAGGGTGCGCCGCCATTCTCTGGAAGGACCAGTCGCAGGTTGAAGAAGCCGCCAACGCATTGAAAATCACCTCGAGCCATCTGCAGCGCCTGGGTATTGTGGACGAGGTGATCCCCGAGCCCGAGGGCGGAGCCCACAACGACCCCGAACAGACTGCCGCTTCGGTGGATCGACAGTTGAAAGAGGGCCTGAAGGCGTTGAAGGCGCTCTCCGCCGAGCAACTGGTGCTTCAGCGAAGCCGTCGCTTCCGCGTGCTGGGAGACGTTTCCCTCGCTTCCGACCCACCGACCGACTCCGTTGACCGATCATGA
- a CDS encoding TIGR03960 family B12-binding radical SAM protein: MAIASTTFEEQYFSILERASKPGRYIGGEPNMVRKDPESVQIRFALAFPDVYEIGMSHNGLRMLYHLLNGIEDVYAERVFAPWVDMADLMQAEGLPLLSLETKTPIDRFDLVGFSLQSELTYINVPYMLDLAGVPLRSEDRGEGDPLICAGGPCTSNPEPLADLVDFFVIGDGEEVVLELVDLCREARRNGLRRWQILEQLAALRGVYVPQVHQPEAPWTVEPNPAKPRTLVKRRWVEALSPDFYPTKPVVPVIDAIQDRVSVEVMRGCTQGCRFCQAGYWYRPTRELEVNDVMRLTSEMLKNTGNREVGLLSLSTADYSQVECLTREMSRTLSRDKVSISLPSLRADAFSVSLAENVGEVRKNGFTFAPEAGSVRLRQFVNKNISNEELFQAIETAYRQGWNLIKLYFMIGLPSETDADIRETVDLIRQIGGIGKRFKGPRKVNASIGTFVPKAFTPFQWDRFEDLKVTTQRLDYLKAKVRFPFARLKWHDPAECFIEGVLSRGDRRVGKALIQAYRLGCRFDGWDETFNYQLWMKAFEQSGVDPHFYNRDFALNEVLPWDFIDIGVSKRFLLTERERSYRKIQTYDCKWGDCRGCGIPGNYEDIKLAGIPAEEEQPVDVHWPRTDGIGGPGGNPASSNPVPDQDVQAEGPLVQITLPADSKAPETRETDQPSTVAALAPSAEKLPSRSYLVHYRKEGPARLLSHLNVLKLLERALIRSDVRLKFTEGFNPRPKFTASPAIPLGMSSRSEYLRFEAFGELSESLAAQLNDCLIEGLEVQTVEAVEEGKKIRMTQPLQVSYRAWLPDGATLSAPDEVAELTGRVYDLISHLADRDRGNAFYCNTPEHERIADLRVICEEPLELIFTLSLNPETGSMMKAKNLLGEVLGCPETLLSRFRFSKESLSFESSAGAAKVASPNAHP; the protein is encoded by the coding sequence ATGGCAATCGCATCGACTACCTTCGAGGAGCAGTACTTCTCCATCCTGGAGCGAGCCTCCAAACCGGGCCGCTATATCGGCGGTGAGCCCAACATGGTTCGCAAGGATCCGGAGTCGGTTCAGATCCGTTTCGCCCTTGCCTTTCCGGACGTGTATGAAATCGGAATGTCTCACAACGGCCTGCGGATGTTGTACCACCTGCTGAACGGTATCGAGGATGTCTACGCCGAGCGGGTCTTTGCACCCTGGGTCGATATGGCCGACTTGATGCAAGCCGAAGGATTGCCGTTGTTGAGTCTCGAAACCAAGACGCCGATCGACCGGTTCGACCTGGTGGGGTTTTCTCTCCAGTCCGAGCTGACCTACATCAATGTCCCCTACATGCTGGATCTGGCGGGAGTGCCCCTGCGTTCGGAAGACAGGGGCGAGGGGGACCCGTTGATCTGTGCCGGCGGACCCTGTACCTCCAACCCGGAACCGCTGGCGGACCTGGTGGACTTCTTCGTTATCGGAGACGGGGAAGAGGTTGTCCTCGAGCTGGTGGATCTCTGCCGGGAGGCCAGGCGGAATGGGCTCCGGCGCTGGCAGATCCTGGAGCAACTGGCGGCACTGCGAGGCGTCTATGTGCCTCAAGTGCATCAACCCGAAGCCCCCTGGACGGTGGAGCCGAACCCGGCAAAACCCCGCACCCTGGTGAAGAGACGCTGGGTGGAGGCATTGTCACCCGACTTCTACCCGACCAAGCCGGTGGTGCCGGTGATCGATGCCATTCAGGATCGCGTGAGCGTCGAGGTCATGCGGGGGTGTACCCAAGGGTGCCGTTTTTGCCAGGCGGGCTACTGGTACCGCCCTACCCGGGAACTGGAAGTCAACGACGTCATGCGGCTGACTTCGGAGATGCTGAAAAACACCGGGAACCGCGAGGTGGGACTGCTCTCCCTTTCGACGGCCGACTACAGCCAGGTGGAATGCCTGACGCGGGAAATGTCTCGGACGCTCTCCCGGGACAAGGTCTCCATTTCGCTGCCCTCCCTGAGAGCCGATGCCTTTTCCGTTTCGCTGGCCGAGAACGTCGGAGAAGTCAGAAAGAACGGGTTCACCTTTGCCCCCGAAGCCGGGAGTGTTCGATTAAGACAGTTTGTGAACAAGAACATCAGCAACGAGGAGCTGTTCCAGGCCATCGAGACGGCCTACAGGCAAGGCTGGAACCTGATCAAGCTCTACTTCATGATCGGTTTGCCCAGCGAGACCGACGCCGATATCCGCGAGACGGTGGATCTGATTCGCCAGATCGGCGGGATCGGAAAGCGGTTCAAGGGACCGCGCAAGGTGAATGCCAGCATCGGCACCTTTGTTCCCAAGGCATTCACGCCGTTTCAATGGGATCGCTTTGAAGACCTGAAGGTGACCACCCAGCGCCTGGATTACCTGAAAGCCAAGGTGCGGTTTCCTTTCGCCCGACTCAAGTGGCATGACCCGGCCGAGTGTTTCATCGAAGGTGTCCTCTCCCGGGGAGACCGAAGGGTGGGAAAAGCCCTGATACAGGCCTACCGGCTGGGTTGCCGTTTCGACGGTTGGGACGAAACCTTCAACTATCAGCTTTGGATGAAGGCTTTCGAGCAGAGCGGGGTCGACCCCCACTTCTATAACCGCGATTTCGCTTTGAATGAAGTGCTGCCCTGGGATTTTATCGATATCGGAGTCTCCAAGCGGTTCCTGTTGACGGAGCGGGAGCGATCCTATCGCAAGATTCAGACCTACGACTGCAAGTGGGGAGACTGTCGGGGATGCGGCATCCCGGGAAACTACGAGGATATCAAGCTGGCCGGAATTCCCGCGGAAGAGGAGCAGCCGGTGGATGTTCATTGGCCCCGGACAGATGGGATTGGCGGGCCCGGCGGAAACCCGGCAAGCTCAAACCCGGTCCCCGATCAGGATGTCCAGGCAGAGGGGCCGCTGGTCCAGATCACCCTTCCTGCGGATTCAAAAGCTCCTGAGACCAGGGAGACTGACCAACCATCGACTGTAGCGGCGCTGGCTCCTTCCGCGGAAAAACTGCCCTCCCGGTCCTACCTGGTTCATTATCGGAAGGAGGGTCCTGCACGGTTGCTGTCGCATCTCAACGTCCTCAAGCTGCTGGAGCGCGCCTTGATTCGCAGCGACGTGCGCTTGAAGTTCACCGAAGGGTTCAACCCTCGACCGAAATTCACGGCCTCGCCGGCCATTCCTCTGGGGATGTCCAGCCGCTCGGAATATCTGCGGTTTGAAGCTTTCGGGGAATTGTCCGAATCGCTGGCGGCTCAACTCAATGACTGCCTGATAGAGGGTCTCGAGGTTCAAACCGTCGAGGCAGTGGAGGAGGGCAAGAAAATAAGGATGACCCAACCCCTGCAGGTCAGCTATCGGGCCTGGCTCCCCGATGGAGCCACATTGTCAGCCCCAGACGAGGTCGCCGAACTCACCGGTCGAGTCTATGATCTGATCAGCCATCTGGCCGATCGTGATCGCGGCAACGCCTTCTACTGCAATACTCCCGAGCACGAGAGAATTGCCGATCTGAGGGTGATTTGCGAAGAGCCGCTTGAGCTGATCTTCACGCTCTCCCTCAATCCCGAAACGGGCTCCATGATGAAGGCCAAGAATCTTCTGGGAGAAGTGCTGGGTTGCCCTGAGACTCTCTTGAGCCGGTTCAGATTCTCGAAGGAGTCCCTGTCTTTTGAAAGCTCCGCTGGCGCGGCGAAGGTGGCCTCCCCCAACGCTCACCCCTGA
- a CDS encoding Gfo/Idh/MocA family oxidoreductase, translating into MNAINRRTFLMTSLAAAGSGLAQASGPLGANSRIRVAVVGLRGRGAGHIRDFAQLRSHNLEVAALCDVDENILNHRVAEAEKLTGKKPQSFVDVRRLLDEKEIDVVSFATPNHWHALNTIWACQAGKDVYVEKPSSHGIWEGRKMVEAARKYGRIVQVGFQNRSSPALQEVMEKIRQGLIGEVYMARGLCYKWRKSIGRAKVEPVPPGVHYDLWIGPAPSRPFTRNRFHYEWHWQWEYGNGDIGNQGPHQMDLARWGLGVGLPRKVQCMGGHFLFDDDQETPNVQMASFEYPDQKKLLTFEVRHWITNSEGDSQVGAFIYGSEGYVEISKYHAYRTFLGRKREPGPAREEVGNHYVNFIEAVRSRKPQHLNSEIEEGHISSSLAHLANIAYRTGRTLNFDPQQERFADDREANQFLKRSYRPPYVVPDKV; encoded by the coding sequence ATGAACGCAATCAATCGGCGCACCTTTCTGATGACGTCTCTGGCGGCGGCCGGCTCGGGCCTGGCCCAGGCCTCGGGTCCCCTGGGGGCCAACAGCCGAATTCGGGTGGCGGTGGTGGGCCTGCGCGGCCGCGGCGCAGGGCACATCCGGGATTTCGCCCAACTGCGGAGCCACAACCTGGAGGTGGCGGCCCTGTGTGACGTGGACGAAAACATCTTGAACCATCGAGTGGCCGAAGCGGAAAAGCTGACCGGCAAAAAACCCCAATCCTTCGTGGATGTGCGTCGACTCCTGGATGAGAAGGAGATCGACGTGGTTTCATTTGCAACTCCCAACCACTGGCACGCCCTGAATACCATCTGGGCCTGTCAGGCGGGCAAGGATGTCTATGTGGAAAAGCCCAGCTCTCACGGTATTTGGGAGGGGCGAAAGATGGTGGAGGCGGCTCGCAAGTACGGCCGTATCGTTCAGGTCGGCTTTCAGAATCGCAGCAGCCCGGCGCTCCAGGAAGTCATGGAGAAGATCCGCCAAGGTTTGATCGGAGAGGTCTACATGGCGCGAGGGCTCTGTTACAAGTGGCGGAAGAGCATCGGGAGGGCCAAAGTGGAGCCCGTTCCGCCGGGCGTCCATTACGATTTATGGATCGGGCCGGCCCCAAGTCGTCCCTTCACTCGTAACCGCTTTCACTACGAGTGGCACTGGCAGTGGGAATACGGCAACGGAGATATCGGAAACCAGGGCCCCCACCAAATGGACCTGGCCCGCTGGGGTCTGGGCGTGGGGCTTCCGCGAAAGGTGCAGTGCATGGGGGGGCACTTTCTCTTTGACGACGACCAGGAAACTCCCAACGTCCAGATGGCCAGCTTCGAATACCCCGACCAGAAGAAGTTGTTGACATTCGAAGTCCGGCACTGGATCACCAACTCGGAAGGCGACAGCCAGGTCGGGGCCTTTATCTACGGCTCCGAGGGGTATGTCGAGATATCCAAATACCATGCCTATCGGACCTTCCTGGGAAGAAAACGCGAACCTGGACCGGCCCGGGAGGAGGTTGGCAACCACTATGTGAATTTCATTGAAGCGGTGAGATCCCGCAAGCCCCAACATCTGAACTCCGAGATCGAGGAAGGGCACATCTCGTCGTCACTGGCGCACCTGGCCAACATCGCCTATCGCACCGGCCGAACCTTGAATTTCGATCCCCAACAGGAGCGATTCGCCGACGACCGGGAAGCCAATCAATTTCTAAAACGTTCCTATCGTCCGCCATACGTCGTGCCGGACAAGGTCTGA